TTAGCAGCTGAGAGCCAAGTGGTCCAAGTAAGTGTCCGACGCAAATTACATATGTGCGTGATGATGTCGGGCTCAGAGTTGGAAGGTTTCttattgcttttcattttctgtttgaaatcCTGGATGAATGTGCGGCAGCATTTGATTTAAGATCACTAGGATGTAAACCTGCGGAACAAAGATCGACCATCTGTCTTCACCCCGTTTCTTTGTGTTCCAGCCTCGTTGCTGTGTTTGCGTCAGCGGCACCCACTACTTCGGGAGCTCCTTCAGCGGAGGTCATGCCAAGATCGAAGAGTAAGTATCATTCTGTCGGGAACATGAACTCGCAACATGAAAACGTTTATTTACTGTTGGACTCACGCAGACGATGACGTGTGTCGACAGGACTTTAGACCAGGGCCGTGTGGACGAGAACAACTGTCACATATGGAGAGATATAGGGCTCCAATATTTGAAAGGGGCCTCGGGAAAATTGAACGTAAGTACAAGCTGCACAAACAACACGAGGATGAAACTGAAaccgccaccagggggcgatcaagacgagTTGGCTCCACTTTTTGGAGCggtcacgtcgtccatctttatttaccgtctatgatgcaaacacacaagagaAGCTAATTCAGTCCGTTGACCTTGTGTGACAgtcgactgtaaataaagatggacgacatgtcggCTCCCCAAATTAAAGCTAAAGCGTCcccatcgccccctggtggctggctgcagtacatgaGCGTTTTAAAGCCGTCTCCCCTCAAGTACAACAGTTTAAAAGAAGATCTGACTATTTTGgtataaaataatttcattatttatattttattgtattgtatttacaCATCTGTTCTGTGCTAGATGGGTAAAATCCAGTGTCCGGTGATGCTGGTCAGTGGAGCCGATGATCAGAACGTACCGGCGCCGGAGGTGGCTGAGGACGTGAGttcatgaaacacacacacagaacctcaCTGGACGGTTTTTCGTCCTCTTGACTTCACGTTGTGATCCTCAGATCTCGCAGCTGATGCGTGCGGCCGGTAACGAGCACCTGCTGACCAGACTGGACTACCCCGACGCCGGTCACCTGATCGAGCCGCCGTTCTCCCCCCACTTCAGAGCCACCAACTTTATATTGCAcagcaagagagaaaaaggtGAGTTCAGCAACgatttaaagatggaaactAAATATCATCTATTATAGATATTGTGGGAATTAGCTTTTCACTCTTTTTTGTCTCATTAGTTTTCATCAACATCTTTGATGTGAAATACTTCGGCTTTAAACATCTGGTAAAGTCCTACAGATGATCTTCAGTAGCTTCACTGTGTGAGGGAATCATTTCATGTGGTGGAACAATCTGCTGTGTTGCAGTGATCTTGTTGTGGGGGGGGAAAACCAAACCCCACTCCGACGCTCAGGAAGACTCCTGGAGGAGGATGTTGGcttttctgcagctgcatctCTACGGCGACGCCAGTCCCAGAGCCAAGCTGTGAGCAAAGACTTCTGGGAAAGACGACCAGGTCGTGATTGACCACAGTGACTTTCTAAATCTGATGATTCATCTTTTGTATAATCAAAGGCACAAACTGTGAAAGTccgtcttctctctgtgtgaaaaTCATCTGAGCAGCGTCAGCAGGAGCTCCACCTCTCGGGCCGTCTGTCCGCTGATTGGATAACGAGGCGGCAGCTTCTCCGCAGCACACGGCGTCTTCACCAAGTACCTGCGGGgaccaaactgtcagagacACGTTGCCATGGACACcgatattctgatattaacctgatCAAGACAACAATCTGAATAAGATGACAACAGTATTTCCTGATTAACTGAAGTCGTGATTATAATCTGATTAAACTTTATACAATTTCTTCAGTGTATGTTAAGGCCTTAATAATATGATTGTTTAATATTCTGCTTGATTTGCAGCTGGGACTTGATTTCCCAGCAAAGCTCCAACACAATAATCACAGCTGATTGTGTCCGATCACATGTTGTGTAACTGAACCCGAGTCCTCCCGGTCTGTTGGGAGGGTCGATGGCTTGGTTTATTGTTCTGTTCATTCCAACTTCACATAAAGATTTATAGGTTTtgaatgtatatttatgttgtaTTGAAAATTCGAgaccatctgtgtgttttatttattttctgttcaacatcttcatgtgtgtttgggaacttaaataaatatgtaactAAAAGATGCATTACTGAAaggaacttttattttatagtaGTTTTGACTTCCTGGTTGGAGGGTGTTGATAAATGTGCCTACTTCCGTCACGCTGTAAAATCGGGTCTCGAACCCAGAGACGCAGAACGAACCTGAACTCTTCTCTCATGTGAGAGCGAAGGTGCTGAGCCAGCaggctgctgtgctgcagacaGGCCAGCAGGAGGCGACAGCGCTGGAACAACAGCACGGCCTGGACAGGACCGAGGGCCGACTCCTGCAGGTCGGACAGAaccagcaccacctgctgggCCTGGTGGGTGATGAAGCAGAGCTGCGGACGGAGAACAGACGAAGGTCAGAGGGTCACACTGAGATCTGTCGTCAGGATCCTCGTCTTCGTCTTTACCAGGTGAGGATGAGGCTGCACGACTCGCAGGAGCCAATCAACAGAGAGGAGGGCGTCTGCAGAGAAACACCCGCTGCTCTGAAACACAACAAGGAACAGTTAATTATACATCACATGAAAATGTCCTCGAACCTGTCACCTCACTGGAGACAGCTCCTCGGCAGCTCTGTTAACTTTGGCCTCTTCCTACGTTGATATATTAGTTCAACATTCTTTCACTGGTCTTTATATCGAAGAGAAGTGGATTCTCACCCGGAGACACTTGGTGTAAACAGGAGCAGAAGTCGCCTCGtggccgagcagcagcagctcaaagaGCAGCGAGCAGGCGGCGTCCAGGTACTCTGACAGTAAGACCTGAATCTGACCCAGACAGAGACGACCGTCATTTCAAATAAGAGTTCAAAGAATCCTGTGACGTCAGCAGAGAGCCGCTCACCTCAGAGTCCATCAGGAACGCTCTGCCCTGCGTCAGTGGATCACAGATCAGGGCGAGCAGGATCCTGGAGGTCAGGGCGCCTCTGCAGAGACAAGAGATCGTTTTAAATCACTGAGCTCGTCTCATTATGTTGAAGTTTTTTCATTAGATGACGGACGAGGAGTTTACTTTCTGGCAGAGAGCAGGTTCAGTCTGGCTGCTTCTGCCTGCGTCTCCCTGAACATGACGGCGAGCGTCTCCACGACCACGGTGCTCAGCctgaggagagacacacagcGTCAGAGCAGCTTAttgactgcacacacacacacacacacacacaccacacacacacacacacgcacacacacacagacacacacagtgaagcttACAGGAGCTGATCTGCTGTGTAGACTCCACTGAGGCTCTGACGGCCGTGAAGAGACTCCTCCAGAGTCTGAaccaggaaaacacacaactcactggactgaaacacacaaaaacacaaaagcgaACATTGAGACCTGACAGATTAATTTCCTTTTGTAAATCCAGACATTATCCTGAAGTTTTCAGACCTCACTCCCGTGAGGCCCAGTAAACCTCTCACCCTCCAGAAGAGTCGGCGCAGAGCCACGTTGCGCTGAGCGGCGAcgttcagctcctgcagcagcagatacaaACTCTCCTCATCGATCccgtcctgcagcagctcagacgtCAGCTGAGCAAACAGGTGAGCCGTCCGCTCCCAGCtgcgacacacacaaacacagacacacacacaatttaaatcGACCGTTTGTACCAAATCACAAGAAGGGTACagatggacaacctgaaaacataaagcctccggccactaggtgtcgctggtgcagagacaaacaaatgataaacagaaacatcattGTGCGTCACAGTTTGTTACCTGATGACAGGAGGTCGTTTTCCAGGAGTCGAGTCAGATGACGAGCTGCACTTTCTTCTGTAGAGCGGGTCCAACAACAGAGTCGacctctgaacacacacacacatatatacattttgaaaagaacagaaactaAATTATCAAACACCAAAGTAgattattctgctgctgaaaatagtccctgTGAAGTTCACTGTCAAAAGAAAGTACGTCTGTGGACCTCCAGTAATCAAACACTTTGATATTCGATCAGAGTGAGAATGACTCACGATGATGAAACTGCTCCACGCGCTCTGCAGATGCAGGTGAAGTCGGGACGTCTGAGAGACGGCGTAAAGATGCAGCTccgcctccctctgctctccgCCCCCCACGCAGCCTCTTCTCAGCAGGCGAGACAGAACCGAGCCCATCCTCCTCGGAACCTGAGTCACCGTGGCAACACGGTCAGAAGCGCACGTGTCAACTCATTGATTCATAAACTCATCGCTGACTAAAAACTGATAATAATCATGTCCTCGGTTCTATGAGCCTCCAGCAGTTTGCAGCTCCCTCTCATCTGTACCTGACGGCTCTGGAGGGTCTTCAGGCTTCGCTCTGAGGGCGacgaggaggtggtgggggggtggagagggggctgggtgggggggtgcGGGACCCTGAGGAGCCCCAGAGTGTCGGGGTTCGGACAGGAAGCAGAGCGGCTGGGCTTCAACATGCGgacctcctctgtcctccgGTCACTGTGGTtcctgacagagacagaaacagtgaAATTAAACTTTACTCATTGTTAGACGGATGTTTTCTGTCGGTCGAGACCAGAAACAATGAAACCTGAAGAAACCTGAAGAAACCTGAAGAAACCTGAAGAAACCACACGACACCGACGTGTTATCACTTTCATAAACGTGTGAATAATGATGCTGTGAACGGAGCGACGCAGCTGGAGACTTGAACTGTCACTGGAAGTGAAGCTCCAGAGACCAGTCAttagttctgtgtgtgtgtgtgtgtgtgtgtgtgtgtgtgtgtgtgtgtaatgaccTCCCAGGGCGACACATCTGCAGGAGACGTCGTTAACACTTTCCGCTGTTAGCATCAGTTTTACAGCACTTTGTCACTGAAGTGTGAACGGACCCTGTTGCCAGGCAACGACAGCCTCCTCACACTGATGCACACGGGACGTTTTCAGACACACGACTCAAAGCAACACTTCACTGTAACTGCAGCTGAAGAGCAGGAAGTCACACTGTGTCGCTGCGTGTGAACCTCGAGGGTTTTATACAACAACGTCCTGTAGCAGTCAGCTAATGATTAGAATAGGATGGACGgggtgtgtctctttgtgtctttatatcttttaaattagaataaatcacaaaaaatgaatcccaacaataaaacacattcacgTCTTTTCTCCGTCCTGATAGAAGTCATCAACTCTGAagtttgtctgcagctgaatCTCTCACTGAGCTTCacatgctgttgtgttttaaaacccTTTGCACATAaagtcacttcctgtctggacacacagacacgagaACCAATAAAGCTGCAGAGACGTTGGACTCCTCGGTTTCAGTTTGAACGTCAGCTGAAGAAATCTCCTCTTTCTTGTTTCTGCGGCTCAGTGGTGGATGTTAATGAGCCGCCGGTGAACTGAGGTGAACCTCGTCTCTCTGGAGTGAATAAGTCATGAG
The sequence above is a segment of the Hippoglossus stenolepis isolate QCI-W04-F060 chromosome 22, HSTE1.2, whole genome shotgun sequence genome. Coding sequences within it:
- the c22h12orf56 gene encoding uncharacterized protein C12orf56 homolog, producing the protein MSLSGSGSLISRRNIKLDSFLQRSMERAVHERVRASEPCVVVSDAFNKVYMHAVLSDERVYLTEHAPRTLTVAVSFRRVRGIEMVNDLPEFLSGRDRDHCQHIRILYVTDEPATRAFDWLRRDKGAGLPLVAPPSRRSSHCPTITHNLEGGYPAERNHSDRRTEEVRMLKPSRSASCPNPDTLGLLRVPHPPTQPPLHPPTTSSSPSERSLKTLQSRQVPRRMGSVLSRLLRRGCVGGGEQREAELHLYAVSQTSRLHLHLQSAWSSFIIRSTLLLDPLYRRKCSSSSDSTPGKRPPVISWERTAHLFAQLTSELLQDGIDEESLYLLLQELNVAAQRNVALRRLFWRSSELCVFLVQTLEESLHGRQSLSGVYTADQLLLSTVVVETLAVMFRETQAEAARLNLLSARKGALTSRILLALICDPLTQGRAFLMDSEIQVLLSEYLDAACSLLFELLLLGHEATSAPVYTKCLRSSGCFSADALLSVDWLLRVVQPHPHLLCFITHQAQQVVLVLSDLQESALGPVQAVLLFQRCRLLLACLQHSSLLAQHLRSHMREEFRYLVKTPCAAEKLPPRYPISGQTAREVELLLTLLR